The following proteins are co-located in the Triticum aestivum cultivar Chinese Spring chromosome 1A, IWGSC CS RefSeq v2.1, whole genome shotgun sequence genome:
- the LOC123069796 gene encoding uncharacterized protein, which yields MADATPTKPSKKGSSEPAVLYDGAKAKTKSKAVVHADTEDGHAGDAASPAPAHRTRLLRCACCGLAALAALAAVVILVLSLTVLRVRDPDLTMDSVTVERFHVGFAAVPDGRPPLRINATLAAWIMIRNPNYASMRFGASTTEIFLDGVPDRVGLGSAPPGESSARSTSRVRGSMDVFVDRVAPAVVGEVLFGRGEVWLTSRTAMDGKVSVLGGLYGRRTVRVAMRCRVVLHVSAVVVVAGSPSCVAEFGR from the coding sequence ATGGCGGACGCCACGCCCACGAAACCCAGCAAGAAAGGTTCCTCCGAGCCCGCCGTCCTCTATGACGGCGCCAAGGCCAAGACTAAGTCCAAGGCCGTCGTCCACGCCGACACCGAGGACGGGCATGCCGGCGATGCGGCGAGTCCTGCTCCTGCCCACCGGACCCGGCTTCTGCGGTGCGCGTGCTGCGGCCTGGCCGCGCTCGCCGCGTTGGCCGCCGTGGTGATCCTCGTCCTGTCGCTCACCGTGCTGCGGGTCCGGGACCCTGACCTGACCATGGACTCCGTCACCGTGGAGCGCTTCCACGTGGGGTTCGCGGCGGTTCCCGACGGCCGCCCGCCGCTGCGGATCAACGCGACGCTGGCCGCTTGGATCATGATCCGGAATCCAAACTACGCGTCCATGCGCTTCGGAGCTAGCACGACGGAGATCTTCCTGGACGGCGTGCCGGACCGCGTGGGCCTCGGGAGCGCGCCGCCAGGGGAGTCGTCGGCACGGAGTACCAGCCGAGTGCGCGGCAGCATGGACGTGTTCGTCGACAGGGTCGCCCCAGCCGTGGTCGGGGAGGTGCTGTTCGGCCGCGGCGAGGTGTGGCTCACCAGCCGCACGGCCATGGACGGCAAGGTGAGCGTGCTCGGCGGGCTCTACGGGCGGCGCACGGTGCGCGTTGCCATGCGGTGCCGCGTCGTGCTGCACGTGTCCGCGGTCGTCGTCGTCGCTGGCTCCCCTTCATGTGTGGCGGAGTTCGGCCGCTGA